A single window of Carassius gibelio isolate Cgi1373 ecotype wild population from Czech Republic chromosome A19, carGib1.2-hapl.c, whole genome shotgun sequence DNA harbors:
- the LOC127935088 gene encoding ubiquitin-associated protein 2-like isoform X3, which yields MMTSVGGSRARGNWEQTQGQTPSQSQHKQRPQATAEQIRLAQMISDHNDADFEEKVKQLVDITGKDQDESMIALHDCNGDVNRAINVLLEGSPDTDSWEMVGKKKGVSGQKESTQTDGGDEGKENREKGGERDVARRRGGAPRRGRGASRGREFRGQENGLDGAKAGGVAGRGMERGRRGRGRGRGGAGRRGGRFSAQGMGQIDMSPRYDFSGDESTFNPADYTEPTQTEESYTSGSTWSNTGNLEPEDGNRLEFTGGEGTNYPRKFDSAPGAWRTATEEWGMEDWNEDLSETKIFTASSVASMPIPQENVTITAGQRIDLAVLLGKTPPSSSSEAEPASLEGPQPPSLSQSLVFSSSKQTASMSQSSSSAPYSQHSMVSMLTKGFGDVGDPKGTTGGSTTGSQFLEQFKTAQALAQLVAQHSQSSTPSAGASTWDTSPPTLGQYDMKPQTEPVHSPFTKRQPYKPTSTSSSMDAFLQDKATPASTTSAMPPQSTPSSSSSSLPHATITTPLPKPSGPSPGQQNSSSPADPQASSPLPLQQHKLKQQKKRASISTKIPALAVEMPGSADISGLNLQFGALQFGSEPVLPEYDASAAVATTTPGIQGQNSLYTSASNEQATALSNPSQMELYEPRASQTRRYPTSVSSSPQKDIQSKNGFNSMQTSQSLEAAAGSAVPVKPVSESVVPSSVSNISSLTDPSSGPPSLLTTSSQTPLSALGHEDGLPGSLAPPQHNNPLPSQQSSLAPSSVRTSNSSLLHQSVDGDSSLHSSSFSSVSVAPSVPPPSLATSAAPVSHTGPIPPSSSVSSVSAQSALGPGSSLTLGLNSGAGVVSMVPPTAAASSSSAALATAAPSSALSRSTAASGKAPPNLPPGVPPLLPNPYIMAPGLLHPYPPQMYGYDDLQMLQTRIPLDYYSIPFATPTTALTGREGSLTSNPYSAGDLSKFGRGDASSPAPATTLAQPQQTQTQTHHTTQQPFLNPALPPGYSYTSLPYYTGVPGLPNTFQYGPAMFPVAPTSSKQHGVNVGVNASATAFQQASGYGSHGYSTGVSVTSSNTGVPDISGSVYTKTQSFEKQGFHTGTPSASFSLPSALGSAGPINPTAAAGYAPAPYMHILTPHQQPHSQMLHHHLQQDGQSGSGQRNQNASIQQKSQINKSGYNSYNWGGN from the exons atgatGACTTCAGTGGGCGGAAGCCGGGCCCGGGGCAACTGGGAGCAGACGCAGGGTCAGACACCGAGCCAGTCACAGCACAAGCAGAGGCCCCAG GCCACTGCTGAGCAGATCCGACTCGCGCAGATGATCTCGGACCATAATGATGCAGACTTTGAAGAGAAGGTCAAGCAG CTGGTTGACATCACAGGAAAGGATCAGGATGAGTCCATGATAGCGCTTCACGACTGCAATGGAGACGTCAACAGAGCCATCAATGTCCTGTTGGAGGGCAGCCCTGACACC GACTCATGGGAGATGGTTGGAAAGAAGAAAGGAGTGTCAGGTCAGAAGGAAAGCACACAGACAGATGGAGGAGATGAAGGCAAGGAGAACCgagagaaaggaggagaaagagatgTGGCACGTCGCCGAGGAGGGGCCCCGCGGAGGGGCCGTGGAGCCAGCCGTGGGCGAGAGT TCCGTGGGCAGGAGAATGGGTTGGATGGGGCCAAGGCAGGTGGGGTTGCAGGCAGAGGAATGGAACGAGGCCGTCGGGGAAGAGGCAGAGGAAGAG GTGGAGCTGGAAGGCGAGGTGGGAGATTTTCAGCACAGGGCATGGG CCAGATTGATATGAGCCCCAGATATGATTTTTCAGGAGATGAGAG tacgTTTAACCCAGCGGACTACACCGAGCCAACCCAAACAGAAGAGAGCTACACAAGCGGCAGCACTTGGAGTAACACAGGCAACCTGGAACCCGAGGATGGAAACA GGCTTGAGTTTACAGGTGGAGAGGGAACAAACTATCCTAGGAAGTTTGACTCCGCCCCTG GTGCTTGGAGAACTGCCACAGAAGAGTGGGGCATGGAGGACTGGAATGAGGAT TTGTCAGAGACCAAGATATTCACTGCCTCCAGTGTGGCGTCCATGCCCATTCCACAGGAGAATGTCACAATTACAGCTGGACAGAG GATTGATCTGGCGGTGTTGCTGGGGAAGACACctccctcctcttcctcagagGCAGAGCCTGCTTCGCTTGAAGGCCCACAGCCACCATCTCTGTCTCAGTCTCTTGTGTTCAGCAGCTCAAAGCAGACCGCATCAATGTCCCAGTCCTCCTCTAGTGCTCCTTACAGCCAGCACAGCATG GTAAGCATGCTCACTAAGGGTTTCGGTGATGTTGGTGATCCAAAAGGAACCACTGGAGGCTCCACAACTGGTTCTCAATTTCTGGAGCAGTTTAAGACGGCCCAGGCTTTGGCCCAGCTAGTGGCCCAACACTCACAAAGCAGCACACCCAGTGCTGGTGCTTCAACCTGGGATACCAGCCCCCCTACACTGGGGCAATATG ATATGAAACCTCAAACAGAGCCTGTGCACAGTCCCTTTACCAAACGACAGCCCTACAAGCCCACCTCCACTTCCTCCTCAATGGATGCCTTCTTGCAGGACAAAGCCACACCTGCTTCTACCACCTCAGCCATGCCCCCTCAGTCcactccatcatcatcatcatcatcactgcccCATGCCACCATCACCACCCCTCTCCCCAAACCCTCAGGTCCCAGCCCAGGTCAGCAGAACTCTTCCAGCCCAGCCGATCCTCAGGCATCCAGCCCACTCCCCCTGCAGCAGCACAAACTAAAACAGCAGAAGAAGAGGGCTTCCATCTCAACCAAG ATTCCAGCCCTAGCAGTGGAGATGCCAGGCTCTGCGGATATATCTGGGCTCAACCTGCAGTTTGGAGCATTACAGTTTGGCTCTGAACCGGTGCTTCCAGAGTACGATGCCTCGGCAGCTGTTGCCACGACGACACCAGGCATCCAAGGCCAGAACAGCCTTTACACAAGTGCTAGCAA TGAGCAAGCAACAGCCCTGTCCAACCCCAGTCAGATGGAGCTTTATGAGCCAAGAGCCAGCCAGACACGGCGCTACCCTACTTCTGTGTCCTCATCACCACAGAAAGACATTCAGTCCAAG AATGGGTTCAATTCGATGCAGACGTCACAATCTTTGGAAG CTGCAGCAGGCTCTGCAGTGCCAGTGAAACCAGTGTCCGAATCAGTCGTCCCATCATCGGTTTCCAACATATCCTCATTGACTGATCCCTCATCAGGTCCTCCTTCCCTGCTGACTACATCCAGTCAAACACCTCTCAGTGCTCTTGGACACGAAGACGGCTTGCCCGGCTCACTGGCCCCTCCTCAGCACAATAA CCCCCTTCCTTCACAGCAAAGCAGTTTGGCACCTTCTTCAGTTCGCACTTCAAACTCAAGCCTACTG CACCAAAGTGTGGATGGCGATTCCAGCTTGCACTCCTCGTCCTTCTCATCTGTCTCTGTGGCTCCTTCAGTTCCTCCACCTTCTTTAGCTACTTCAGCAGCCCCTGTTTCCCACACTGGCCCCATTCCCCCCTCTTCTTCTGTCAGTTCGGTCTCTGCGCAGTCTGCATTGGGCCCGGGCAGCAGTCTGACCCTGGGATTGAATAGTGGTGCTGGTGTGGTTTCAATGGTCCCCCCTACGGCTGCTGCATCTTCATCATCTGCTGCCTTGGCCACTGCGGCACCTTCATCTGCCTTGTCTCGCAGCACGGCTGCCTCAG GGAAAGCACCTCCAAACCTGCCTCCTGGAGTGCCGCCTTTGCTGCCCAACCCTTACATTATGGCTCCCGGCCTGCTTCACCCATACCCA CCCCAAATGTATGGCTACGATGACCTACAGATGCTGCAGACCAGGATACCACTG GACTATTACAGCATCCCATTTGCCACTCCAACCACAGCACTGACTGGCAGGGAAGGCAGTTTGACAAGCAACCCATATTCTG CTGGTGACCTGTCAAAGTTTGGTCGTGGCGACGCCTCGTCTCCTGCACCCGCCACGACGCTGGCCCAGCCACAGCAGACCCAGACACAAACGCACCATACCACCCAGCAGCCCTTCCTCAACCCAGCCCTTCCACCAGGATACAGCTACACCAGCCTGCCCTATTATACTGGTGTCCCCGGTCTGCCCAACACCTTCCAGTACGGCCCTGCCATGTTTCCG GTGGCTCCTACCTCCTCCAAACAGCACGGTGTGAATGTCGGTGTCAATGCGTCCGCAACAGCCTTTCAGCAAGCTAGTGGTTATGGATCACATGGATACAGCACTG GGGTGTCTGTGACCTCAAGCAACACGGGAGTCCCTGACATTTCAGGGTCTGTTTACACAAAGACGCAG TCTTTTGAGAAGCAGGGTTTCCACACCGGAACCCCCAGTGCTTCTTTCAGTCTGCCCTCAGCACTTGGGAGTGCTGGCCCTATCAACCCTACGGCTGCGGCGGGTTACGCTCCAGCCCCTTACATGCACATCTTGACCCCTCATCAGCAGCCCCACTCTCAGATGCTCCACCACCACCTGCAGCAGGACGGACAG AGTGGCTCTGGGCAACGCAATCAGAATGCCTCCATTCAACAGAAGTCTCAGATCAACAAGTCAGGATACAACAGCTACAACTGGGGAGGCAATTAA